Proteins from a single region of Weeksella virosa DSM 16922:
- a CDS encoding aminoacyl-histidine dipeptidase, with amino-acid sequence MSEIFKLEPKPIWKNFHALNQIPRPSKKEEKVRQFIIDFGEKLGLDVSTDKVGNVLIKKSAYPGMEDRKKVVLQSHLDMVTQKNNDIDFDFDTQPIEMYVDDGFVKANGTTLGADNGIGVAAIMSILESKEIPHPAIEAFFTIDEETGMTGALGLQPNFLSGKILLNLDTEEDDELDIGCAGGVDITAKKTYPVEKIKNKTAFQLVVKGLQGGHSGMQIHEGLGNSNKILGRILYHTLAYEPQISTVNSGGLRNAIPREGIVEFALNADKENEFRQVFETVKEEVIEEFSTKEPKLSITLENVSVAEGMSVDESTTFIRVLNAAFSGVFRMSPDVEGLVETSNNLARVEVGEGNITFKNLTRSSVESGKEYLSEVIRSIFELGGFSVEFSGSYPGWKANPKSEILSIMKQLYTEKFGEEPRVVACHAGLECGIIGRNYPGLDMISFGPNIYGAHSPDERVEIKSVQKFWDYLLLVLKEIPVDGVVDYSCEVPKQYS; translated from the coding sequence ATGTCTGAAATATTTAAATTGGAACCAAAGCCAATCTGGAAAAATTTTCATGCTTTGAATCAGATTCCGAGACCATCAAAAAAAGAAGAAAAAGTTCGGCAATTTATCATCGATTTTGGTGAAAAATTAGGCTTAGATGTTTCTACAGATAAGGTAGGTAACGTGTTGATCAAAAAATCTGCATATCCAGGAATGGAAGATCGTAAGAAAGTTGTTTTGCAATCGCACCTAGACATGGTGACACAAAAAAATAACGATATCGATTTTGATTTTGATACTCAACCAATAGAAATGTATGTAGATGATGGCTTTGTGAAAGCAAACGGAACAACTTTAGGGGCTGATAACGGTATTGGGGTTGCTGCAATAATGAGTATTCTAGAATCCAAAGAGATTCCTCACCCGGCAATAGAAGCTTTTTTTACTATAGACGAAGAAACCGGAATGACAGGTGCACTTGGATTACAACCGAATTTCTTGAGTGGAAAAATCTTGTTAAATCTCGATACCGAAGAAGATGATGAATTGGATATCGGTTGTGCAGGTGGTGTAGATATTACTGCAAAAAAAACATATCCGGTCGAGAAAATAAAAAATAAAACTGCCTTTCAATTGGTGGTAAAAGGTTTGCAAGGTGGGCACTCGGGGATGCAAATTCACGAGGGATTAGGAAATTCTAATAAAATTTTAGGTAGAATTTTGTACCATACTTTGGCTTATGAACCACAAATTTCTACTGTAAATAGTGGAGGTTTACGCAATGCCATTCCGCGAGAAGGAATTGTAGAATTTGCGTTAAACGCAGATAAAGAAAACGAATTTCGACAAGTTTTCGAAACCGTGAAAGAAGAAGTCATAGAAGAATTTTCGACCAAAGAACCAAAACTATCCATCACTCTAGAAAATGTTTCTGTTGCCGAGGGTATGAGTGTTGATGAGTCAACTACATTTATTCGTGTATTGAACGCAGCCTTCAGTGGAGTGTTTCGTATGAGTCCAGATGTGGAAGGATTGGTAGAAACGTCGAATAATTTGGCCAGAGTAGAAGTAGGAGAAGGGAATATCACATTCAAAAATTTGACGCGTTCTTCGGTGGAAAGTGGAAAAGAATATTTGAGTGAAGTAATTCGGTCAATATTCGAATTGGGTGGATTTTCGGTCGAATTTTCTGGTTCTTATCCAGGGTGGAAAGCCAACCCAAAATCAGAAATCTTATCGATTATGAAACAACTCTATACAGAGAAATTTGGTGAAGAGCCAAGAGTTGTTGCTTGTCATGCGGGATTAGAATGCGGGATTATTGGGCGTAATTATCCTGGCTTGGATATGATTTCTTTCGGCCCGAATATTTATGGTGCACACTCACCCGATGAGCGTGTAGAAATAAAATCTGTACAGAAGTTTTGGGACTATTTGCTGTTGGTTTTAAAAGAAATTCCGGTCGATGGAGTAGTTGATTATAGTTGCGAAGTTCCTAAGCAATATTCATAA
- a CDS encoding RNA polymerase sigma factor, translated as MIYEEDSVIIHAYISGNESALETLINRYKTRIYSSIYNKVLNRDVAEDIFQDTFVKVILTLKNGKYNEEGKFYPWVQRIAHNLTIDYFRANKKMPKVSESSSLNEDYNIFDCLGQLDECLETKLIKEQINSEIIDLIDCLPADQKEVLILRIFRDLTFKEIAEETEVSINTALGRMRYALINLRKLINEKDLVLTID; from the coding sequence ATGATATACGAAGAAGACTCTGTGATTATACACGCTTATATTTCGGGGAATGAAAGTGCGTTGGAAACATTAATTAATCGGTACAAAACCAGAATCTATAGCTCTATTTATAACAAAGTTTTGAATCGCGACGTAGCAGAAGATATCTTCCAGGATACTTTTGTCAAGGTAATTCTTACTCTAAAAAACGGTAAGTACAACGAAGAAGGAAAATTCTATCCATGGGTTCAGCGAATTGCACATAACCTTACGATTGACTACTTTAGAGCCAATAAAAAAATGCCTAAAGTAAGTGAATCTTCTAGCCTAAACGAAGATTATAATATTTTCGATTGCCTAGGACAGTTGGATGAATGCTTAGAGACCAAACTCATCAAAGAACAAATTAATAGTGAAATTATTGATTTGATTGATTGTTTACCCGCCGACCAAAAAGAAGTATTGATTCTTAGGATTTTTCGAGATCTAACTTTCAAAGAAATTGCCGAAGAAACCGAAGTAAGTATTAATACAGCTTTGGGTAGAATGCGCTATGCTTTGATTAACTTAAGAAAGTTGATTAATGAGAAAGATTTAGTTCTAACAATCGATTAG
- the gap gene encoding type I glyceraldehyde-3-phosphate dehydrogenase, translated as MSKIKVGINGFGRIGRLVFRSILKRKDIEVVAINDLVDVDYLAYMLKYDSVHGTYDAEIKTKDGQLIVNGKVIRVTSETDPKNLKWDEIGAEYIVEATGIFLTHETASAHLAAGAKKVVLTAPSKDDTPMFVMGVNDHEITAEHTIISNASCTTNCLAPLAKVLHENFGIVEGLMSTVHATTATQKTVDSISKKDWRGGRSAMLNIIPSSTGAAKAVGKVIPALSGKLTGLSFRVPTANVSVVDLTVKLEKPTNLEEITKAIADASEGEMKGVIGYTKEAMVSQDFVGETRTCVFDVEASIMLSPTFAKLIAWYDNEIGYSEKVVDSIEHLAKLS; from the coding sequence ATGTCAAAAATTAAAGTTGGAATAAATGGTTTTGGTCGAATCGGGAGATTAGTTTTCCGTTCGATTTTAAAAAGAAAAGATATAGAAGTTGTAGCAATCAATGATTTAGTTGATGTAGATTACCTCGCTTATATGCTAAAATACGATTCTGTTCATGGAACATATGATGCAGAAATCAAAACAAAAGATGGACAATTAATTGTCAACGGAAAAGTGATTAGAGTAACCTCAGAAACTGATCCAAAAAATCTAAAATGGGACGAAATTGGTGCCGAATATATTGTAGAAGCAACCGGAATTTTCCTAACTCATGAAACAGCAAGTGCTCATTTAGCTGCAGGTGCAAAAAAAGTAGTCTTAACAGCACCATCAAAAGACGACACACCAATGTTTGTGATGGGAGTAAATGACCATGAAATAACTGCCGAACATACCATTATATCAAACGCCTCGTGTACCACCAACTGTTTAGCTCCACTTGCCAAAGTACTGCACGAGAATTTTGGAATTGTAGAAGGACTAATGTCTACCGTACACGCGACCACCGCTACCCAAAAAACAGTAGACAGCATCTCTAAAAAAGATTGGCGCGGCGGAAGAAGCGCCATGCTAAACATTATCCCTTCTTCTACCGGAGCGGCAAAAGCAGTCGGTAAAGTAATCCCAGCCCTTAGTGGCAAATTAACAGGATTATCTTTCCGTGTTCCTACAGCAAACGTTTCGGTTGTAGACCTTACAGTGAAACTCGAAAAACCTACTAACCTAGAAGAAATAACCAAAGCGATTGCCGATGCCTCAGAAGGAGAAATGAAAGGCGTTATTGGCTATACAAAAGAAGCAATGGTCTCACAAGATTTTGTTGGAGAAACCAGAACCTGTGTTTTCGATGTAGAAGCAAGTATCATGCTTAGCCCTACTTTTGCAAAACTTATAGCTTGGTACGATAACGAAATTGGCTATTCAGAGAAAGTTGTGGACAGCATAGAGCATTTGGCAAAATTATCATAA
- the pfkA gene encoding 6-phosphofructokinase has translation MKRVGVLTSGGDSPGMNAAIRAVVRSCRYYNLESVGILQGYEGLIQNDMLTLGPRSVKNIINQGGTILKTARSEEFRTIEGRKKAYQNIQKNNIDGLIVIGGDGSFKGANIFHQEFNLPFIGIPGTIDNDIFGTDYTIGYDTALNTVVEAVDKLRDTATSHDRVFFVEVMGRDAGFIALNSGIASGAQNILIPEKKDHINELIQSLEQSAKSGKKSSIVVVAEGEELGNVYELAKQVKAKHPDYDIRVTVLGHIQRGGNPSCQDRVLASRLGIAAVEALMKGKTNVMTGLRSNKIVYTPIEEAIQKHHSIDNELLKVAKILAI, from the coding sequence ATGAAAAGAGTTGGTGTTTTAACTTCTGGTGGTGATTCTCCTGGGATGAATGCTGCGATACGAGCAGTTGTCAGATCTTGCAGATATTACAACTTAGAATCAGTTGGGATTTTACAAGGATATGAAGGCTTGATACAAAACGATATGCTAACATTGGGACCTCGATCTGTAAAAAATATCATTAACCAAGGGGGAACCATCTTAAAAACAGCCAGATCTGAAGAGTTCAGAACGATAGAAGGTCGAAAGAAAGCGTATCAAAATATTCAAAAAAATAATATTGATGGTTTAATAGTTATAGGTGGCGATGGCTCTTTTAAGGGCGCTAATATTTTTCATCAAGAATTCAATCTACCTTTTATTGGTATACCGGGAACGATAGATAATGATATTTTTGGAACAGATTATACGATTGGTTATGATACTGCTCTTAATACTGTAGTAGAAGCAGTAGACAAACTTCGTGATACGGCAACCTCACACGATCGTGTTTTTTTTGTAGAAGTTATGGGTCGCGATGCAGGTTTCATTGCTCTAAATAGTGGCATTGCTTCTGGCGCACAAAACATTTTAATCCCAGAAAAAAAAGACCACATCAATGAATTGATTCAATCATTAGAACAATCTGCAAAATCGGGCAAAAAATCAAGCATTGTCGTGGTCGCCGAAGGTGAAGAGTTGGGGAACGTTTACGAGTTGGCTAAGCAAGTGAAAGCCAAACACCCCGATTATGATATACGCGTTACGGTTCTTGGTCACATACAACGCGGCGGTAACCCAAGCTGCCAAGATCGTGTATTAGCAAGTCGTTTAGGGATTGCGGCTGTAGAAGCGTTAATGAAGGGCAAAACCAATGTCATGACGGGGCTACGCTCGAACAAAATTGTTTATACTCCGATTGAGGAAGCTATCCAAAAACATCATTCTATCGATAATGAATTACTTAAGGTTGCAAAAATATTAGCGATATAG
- a CDS encoding DUF4294 domain-containing protein has translation MRVVYILIFTFLGCMQVSAQIFGIDFGLKKDTLRLEESKQSIDFMDTIQLKESEIYSLNLKTDLEKKYYIWLRQRVRDVWPYVRTAVREYNFVTDSIEKLNYRKDQKKFIKKRQALLADQFEKNLKNLTTSRGQILTKLIYRETDKTAYDIIKELRGGMKAFLWNTAGGAYDISLKQTFDPKKTREDYFIEVILQRDFAQGILYPVYEDEN, from the coding sequence ATGAGAGTTGTTTATATCCTGATTTTTACCTTTCTAGGCTGCATGCAAGTATCGGCACAGATTTTCGGTATTGATTTTGGTCTAAAAAAAGATACTTTGCGTCTAGAAGAATCGAAGCAATCAATTGATTTTATGGATACGATTCAACTAAAAGAATCGGAAATATATTCTCTAAATCTAAAGACCGATTTAGAAAAAAAATATTATATTTGGTTGAGACAACGAGTTCGTGACGTTTGGCCTTATGTACGCACTGCTGTGCGTGAATATAATTTTGTAACGGATTCGATCGAGAAATTAAATTATCGCAAAGACCAAAAGAAATTTATCAAAAAAAGACAAGCACTATTAGCGGACCAGTTTGAAAAAAATTTAAAAAATTTAACCACGTCTCGTGGTCAAATATTAACTAAGCTCATTTACCGAGAAACCGACAAAACCGCCTATGACATTATCAAAGAATTACGTGGAGGAATGAAAGCTTTTCTATGGAATACTGCAGGAGGAGCCTATGATATAAGCCTAAAACAAACTTTTGACCCTAAAAAAACACGCGAAGACTATTTCATAGAAGTAATTCTTCAGCGGGATTTTGCTCAAGGAATTCTCTACCCGGTATACGAAGATGAAAATTAA
- a CDS encoding M42 family metallopeptidase yields the protein MKENQLFDEKSMSFLEKYLNTASPTGFEVEGQKVWIDYIRPFVDEVHIDNYGTAYGVINPEADYKVVIEAHADEISWFVNYISDDGLIYVIRNGGSDHMIAPSKVVNIHTKKGIVKGVFGWPAIHLRTVGKEESPTPDKIWIDVGCTSKEEVLELGVHVGCVITYPDEFFTLNNRYFVCRAIDNRMGGFMIAEVARKIFEQKDQLNFGLYIVNAVQEEVGLRGAEMITQTIKPDVAIITDVTHDTTTPMITKSKEGEQKCGDGPVIYYAPAVQNNLRELIIETAEKENIPFQRAASSRVTGTDTDAFAYSNGGVPSALISLPLRYMHTTVEMVHQSDVKNVIELIYSSVKTIENKQDFRYIK from the coding sequence ATGAAAGAGAACCAGTTATTCGATGAAAAGTCAATGAGCTTTTTAGAAAAATATTTAAACACTGCATCACCAACAGGATTCGAAGTAGAAGGTCAAAAAGTTTGGATAGATTATATACGTCCTTTTGTCGATGAGGTACACATCGATAATTATGGTACTGCTTACGGGGTAATTAATCCAGAAGCAGATTATAAAGTGGTAATAGAGGCTCATGCAGATGAAATTTCTTGGTTTGTAAACTATATTTCAGATGATGGTTTGATCTATGTAATCAGAAATGGAGGGTCAGATCATATGATTGCACCATCCAAGGTGGTTAATATTCATACCAAAAAAGGTATTGTAAAAGGTGTTTTTGGTTGGCCAGCAATTCATTTGCGTACTGTAGGAAAAGAAGAATCACCAACTCCAGACAAAATTTGGATCGATGTAGGTTGCACCTCGAAAGAGGAAGTGTTAGAGTTAGGTGTACATGTAGGATGCGTGATAACTTATCCAGATGAATTTTTTACATTAAACAATCGTTACTTTGTTTGCCGTGCAATCGACAATCGTATGGGTGGTTTCATGATTGCAGAGGTTGCTCGAAAAATATTCGAACAAAAAGATCAATTGAATTTTGGATTATATATTGTGAATGCAGTACAAGAAGAGGTTGGCTTACGTGGAGCTGAAATGATAACACAAACTATCAAACCAGATGTAGCCATTATTACCGACGTTACGCATGATACTACTACTCCGATGATTACAAAATCCAAAGAAGGTGAACAAAAATGTGGAGACGGACCTGTGATATATTATGCGCCAGCAGTACAAAACAATTTACGAGAATTAATAATCGAAACAGCCGAAAAAGAAAATATTCCATTCCAACGAGCTGCAAGTTCACGTGTAACAGGTACCGATACAGATGCGTTTGCGTATAGCAATGGTGGGGTACCTTCTGCTCTAATATCATTACCGTTGCGTTATATGCATACTACGGTAGAAATGGTGCATCAGAGCGATGTGAAAAATGTAATAGAGTTGATTTACTCATCCGTAAAAACTATAGAGAACAAACAAGATTTCAGGTACATTAAATAG
- the purN gene encoding phosphoribosylglycinamide formyltransferase codes for MKIAVFVSGGGTNLQTLIDAVEDGRLPNVEISMVMADRDCFAIERALDHEIRTYLLDRKTFSEDALHNLEGEEIDLIVLAGFLSILSKDFTEIWKNKMINIHPSLLPKFGGKGMYGAYVHKAVLEAKEKVSGATVHYVTAEVDEGAIICQGEFQVDENDQLEDLQRKVSEVEQRILVEAVKKISAQSSH; via the coding sequence ATGAAAATAGCAGTGTTTGTTTCCGGAGGTGGAACTAATCTTCAGACTCTAATAGATGCCGTAGAAGATGGACGATTACCCAACGTAGAAATTTCTATGGTGATGGCTGATCGAGATTGTTTTGCGATAGAAAGAGCACTCGACCATGAAATTAGAACTTATCTACTCGACCGAAAAACTTTCTCAGAAGATGCTCTTCATAATTTAGAAGGTGAAGAAATAGATCTAATAGTGTTGGCAGGCTTTTTAAGTATCTTATCCAAAGATTTTACCGAAATCTGGAAAAATAAAATGATCAATATTCACCCATCATTGCTGCCAAAATTTGGCGGTAAAGGTATGTACGGGGCATATGTTCATAAAGCTGTTTTAGAAGCCAAAGAAAAAGTTTCTGGTGCAACGGTACACTATGTAACAGCCGAGGTAGACGAAGGTGCAATTATTTGTCAAGGTGAATTTCAGGTAGATGAAAACGATCAACTAGAAGATTTACAACGAAAAGTGTCCGAAGTAGAACAGCGAATTTTAGTAGAAGCTGTGAAGAAAATCAGTGCTCAATCTTCTCATTAG
- the purH gene encoding bifunctional phosphoribosylaminoimidazolecarboxamide formyltransferase/IMP cyclohydrolase codes for MQKQALISVSDKTNLLPFAQFLQAHKYKILSTGGTFKFLQDNGVEVTEVKDVTQFPEILDGRVKTLHPAIHGGILARRSDDKHMDTLREHQINPIDIVVVNLYPFFEKLNTGLSEAEMIEFIDIGGPSMLRSSAKNFQDVTVITEVEDYALVEKEIKENGETSLATRKKFAAKVFNLTSAYDAAISTYLSDSIEEEFPKYLETAYEKQMDLRYGENPHQKAAYYVDKIKSGAMKDFVYLQGKELSFNNIRDMDLAYKVVAEFEETCCCAVKHSTPCGVAIGDTVAEVYEKTYACDPMSIFGGIVAFNKEVDEKTARELVKIFLEIVIAPAFTEDALEVFKQKKNLRIIQVKHPVSDKQSYVKVDGGLLVQSSDHQFSNTFDIVTKVEPTKKQMTDLIFAQKIVKWVKSNAIVVATNGQAYGIGGGQTNRIWAAQQAIERAKEKVNEGLVLASDAFFPFRDVVDYAAENGIQAIIQPGGSVKDEDSIEACNEHQIPMVFTGMRHFMH; via the coding sequence ATGCAAAAACAAGCACTAATAAGTGTTTCAGACAAAACCAATCTGTTGCCATTTGCGCAATTTTTACAAGCGCATAAGTATAAGATTTTATCAACCGGCGGAACCTTCAAATTCTTACAAGATAATGGAGTTGAGGTAACCGAGGTAAAAGATGTAACACAATTCCCAGAGATTTTAGATGGACGTGTAAAAACTTTGCATCCTGCAATTCATGGAGGGATTTTAGCACGAAGATCAGATGATAAACATATGGATACCTTACGCGAACATCAAATCAACCCAATAGATATTGTGGTGGTAAACTTGTATCCCTTTTTCGAAAAACTAAATACCGGACTCTCTGAGGCCGAAATGATCGAATTTATCGACATTGGGGGGCCGTCGATGTTACGATCATCTGCTAAAAACTTTCAAGACGTAACAGTTATTACCGAAGTAGAAGATTATGCATTGGTAGAAAAAGAAATCAAAGAAAATGGAGAAACCTCTTTGGCTACCAGAAAAAAATTCGCAGCCAAAGTATTTAACCTTACTTCGGCGTACGATGCAGCAATCTCTACCTATTTATCTGATTCTATAGAAGAAGAATTTCCTAAATATCTAGAAACAGCTTACGAAAAACAAATGGATTTGCGTTATGGCGAAAATCCACATCAGAAAGCAGCCTATTATGTAGACAAAATTAAAAGTGGTGCAATGAAAGACTTTGTCTATTTACAAGGTAAGGAGTTATCTTTCAACAATATTCGAGACATGGATTTGGCCTATAAAGTTGTAGCCGAATTCGAAGAAACATGCTGCTGTGCAGTAAAACATTCTACACCGTGCGGAGTAGCAATTGGCGATACAGTTGCAGAAGTATACGAGAAAACCTATGCTTGCGACCCGATGTCTATTTTTGGTGGAATCGTAGCATTTAATAAAGAAGTGGATGAAAAAACAGCACGAGAATTGGTGAAAATCTTCCTAGAAATAGTAATTGCTCCAGCCTTTACAGAAGATGCCTTAGAAGTTTTCAAACAAAAGAAGAACTTACGCATCATACAAGTGAAACATCCGGTTTCTGATAAACAAAGTTATGTGAAGGTAGACGGTGGACTTTTAGTACAATCAAGTGATCACCAATTTTCGAATACTTTTGATATAGTTACCAAAGTTGAGCCAACAAAGAAACAAATGACCGATCTAATTTTTGCACAAAAAATTGTAAAATGGGTAAAATCTAATGCAATTGTTGTAGCAACAAACGGACAAGCGTATGGTATCGGAGGCGGACAAACAAACCGTATTTGGGCAGCACAACAAGCTATAGAACGCGCCAAGGAAAAAGTAAATGAAGGATTGGTTCTAGCATCTGATGCTTTTTTTCCATTCCGTGATGTTGTAGATTATGCTGCCGAAAATGGCATTCAAGCAATCATTCAACCAGGAGGATCAGTAAAAGACGAAGATTCTATCGAGGCGTGTAACGAACATCAAATCCCGATGGTATTTACAGGTATGCGTCATTTCATGCATTAA
- the purD gene encoding phosphoribosylamine--glycine ligase, with protein MSTKILIVGSGGREHAIGWKFAEDFKRKQEKVDLFFVPGNAGTAKLGENIALNSITEMKDFALENKIDLTFVGPEAELAEGIVDLFQANHLPIFGPHREAAKLESSKAFAKDFMHKYGVKTAEYKVFQGPMLAIEYLEKASFPIVIKASGLAAGKGVIICQDFDQAKKAVLEIMEDKTFGDAGNEVVIEEYLEGFEASILSFFNGKTIIPFISAKDHKKIGEGETGLNTGGMGAIAPNPLFTEAHYQAFLEDVLEPTKCGLIKEGLRFSGVIFFGLMITTKGVYLLEYNLRMGDPETQTTLPLLENDLYDVVQKTIKNEEFTLEFSAQHSCCVVMVSGGYPGNYEKGYPIRGLDQVTCPTFIAGAKLSQQEILTSGGRVLNVVGIGKSLEEARKTAYENVAKIHFDYEYYRNDIGEIKKK; from the coding sequence ATGAGTACAAAAATTTTAATTGTAGGAAGTGGTGGGCGAGAACATGCAATTGGTTGGAAGTTCGCTGAAGATTTTAAACGTAAACAGGAAAAAGTAGACTTGTTTTTCGTACCTGGAAATGCAGGTACAGCAAAATTAGGTGAAAATATCGCACTGAATTCTATTACAGAAATGAAAGATTTTGCTCTAGAAAATAAGATAGATCTCACCTTTGTTGGTCCAGAAGCCGAGTTAGCAGAAGGTATAGTAGACCTCTTTCAGGCGAATCATCTACCAATTTTTGGCCCACATAGAGAAGCAGCCAAGTTAGAATCTTCCAAAGCTTTTGCAAAAGATTTTATGCATAAATATGGCGTAAAAACAGCTGAATATAAAGTTTTCCAAGGACCGATGTTGGCTATCGAATATTTAGAAAAAGCAAGCTTCCCAATTGTTATAAAAGCATCTGGTTTGGCCGCAGGAAAAGGCGTGATTATTTGTCAAGATTTTGACCAAGCCAAAAAAGCTGTTCTAGAAATTATGGAAGACAAAACCTTTGGTGATGCAGGAAATGAAGTTGTAATTGAAGAATATTTGGAAGGATTCGAAGCATCGATACTTTCTTTTTTCAATGGGAAAACCATTATTCCCTTTATATCTGCCAAAGATCATAAAAAAATAGGTGAAGGAGAAACCGGGCTCAACACCGGAGGTATGGGAGCAATCGCACCGAACCCCTTATTTACCGAAGCACATTATCAAGCATTTCTAGAGGATGTTTTGGAGCCAACAAAATGTGGGTTAATCAAAGAAGGTCTGAGGTTTTCGGGTGTCATTTTCTTTGGTCTGATGATTACTACAAAAGGAGTTTATCTCTTAGAGTATAATTTACGAATGGGAGATCCAGAAACACAAACAACTTTGCCATTACTAGAAAATGATTTGTATGATGTAGTGCAAAAAACTATTAAAAACGAAGAGTTTACGCTGGAGTTTAGCGCTCAACACAGTTGTTGTGTAGTGATGGTTTCGGGAGGATATCCTGGTAATTACGAGAAAGGTTACCCAATAAGAGGATTGGATCAGGTAACTTGCCCAACGTTTATTGCAGGAGCGAAACTGTCGCAACAAGAAATTCTAACCTCTGGAGGACGTGTGCTTAATGTCGTTGGGATAGGAAAGTCGTTAGAAGAAGCAAGAAAAACAGCTTACGAGAATGTAGCAAAAATACACTTCGACTACGAATATTATAGAAATGATATCGGTGAGATAAAAAAGAAGTAA
- a CDS encoding fumarylacetoacetate hydrolase family protein: protein MKLIRFGKIGEEKSGVVIDEIRYDVSGSGIVYDEEFFGSEEKRAVLEKYIEENRNTLQVVSNEERLGPPMVRPGKIVCVGLNFEDHVKETGLEQQPEPIMFLKANQSFCGPQDGIMQPNGSTKMDWETELAVIIGKKANNVNEEEAMDYVYGYALMNDISERAFQTDRGGTWDKGKGCDTFAPLGPWIVTKDEVDDVDNIGLWLKLNGEMMQDGNTRDFIYRIPKLIAYLSQFLSFMPGDILSTGSPAGSGMGKEPQIWLKPGDIIEYGGDYLGSTTQTILPFSKD from the coding sequence ATGAAGTTAATACGTTTTGGAAAAATAGGAGAAGAGAAATCTGGCGTCGTAATCGATGAAATAAGGTACGATGTTTCTGGTTCTGGAATTGTGTATGATGAAGAGTTTTTTGGATCAGAAGAGAAAAGAGCAGTATTAGAAAAATACATCGAAGAAAATAGAAACACTTTGCAAGTAGTGTCGAATGAAGAGCGGTTAGGGCCACCTATGGTACGACCAGGAAAAATTGTATGCGTTGGATTGAATTTTGAAGACCATGTAAAAGAAACAGGATTAGAACAACAGCCAGAGCCGATTATGTTTCTCAAAGCCAATCAATCTTTTTGTGGTCCGCAAGACGGCATTATGCAACCAAACGGTTCTACCAAAATGGATTGGGAAACAGAATTAGCTGTAATAATTGGTAAGAAAGCCAACAACGTAAACGAAGAAGAAGCGATGGATTATGTATACGGCTATGCATTGATGAATGATATTTCGGAGCGTGCATTTCAGACCGATCGCGGTGGTACTTGGGATAAAGGAAAAGGGTGTGATACTTTTGCACCGCTCGGGCCATGGATTGTGACAAAAGATGAGGTAGATGATGTGGATAATATAGGATTGTGGCTAAAACTAAATGGTGAAATGATGCAAGACGGGAATACACGCGATTTCATTTATCGGATTCCGAAATTAATTGCTTATCTAAGTCAATTCCTGTCATTCATGCCCGGAGATATTTTATCTACTGGCTCACCTGCAGGCTCGGGAATGGGTAAAGAACCGCAAATTTGGCTAAAGCCTGGTGATATTATCGAGTATGGAGGGGATTATTTAGGTAGTACCACACAGACTATTCTTCCTTTTAGTAAAGACTAG